NNNNNNNtatatatatatatatatacacacacaatgggcttctacacagtttttatcaacaaaattcattcacaacatATTAACTGGCCCAGGGCTAAAGTATGTTCCGAACAGTGGGGTTTAACCCCAAACTATATAGTTGCAACAAAACCAACTTCATAGTCACATAcccagtccacacacacacacacacacacacacacacacaatatggctctcaaatcataaataatttctttatataaattgaAGCATTATAAAGAGTTTTACTTTCTTACCTCCAGCTCCATTAATTAAATGTACTGGTGCCTTTGGATTATGGTAATTCCAGCTACTAACCACATTGTTTGCAACAGGATAACTTCTTTCATAATGGTGTACATGACCACTCACATAAACATCAACATTTTTTTGTACTAGAAGATTTTCCAATGCAGCTCTGAGCTTTGTAGAGAGAGATTTGCAACTTATATTTGCATTGTGCGAGCTACAATACAAAGGCCGATGTGCAAGGGCAATAACCCAGGGTACTTTGTCTCTGTTTAAATTAGCTTTGTTCAGATCATTTTCAAGCCACTGATATTGTATTGAACTTTGGTTTACGTCATGCTCAGTGGAAAACATACTGAAGTGAACACCCATATAATCGAAAGAATACCAGAATGGAGAGTCAGAGTCACTTTCCAAGTAGGGCATCCGAAACCAGTTTAGATAAGCACCAAAGTTAAACTGAACTTCATGATTTCCTGGTAAAACCATATATGGAATTCTACtcgttattctttttattttattcatatattctgtCCATATATACGAATTGTTTCCTTCTCGTTTGCTGAAATTGTCTGCATAGCTGATGTCGCCAATATGTATAAGAATCTTCATTTCTAAAGAACGAGTAAAATTCCAAATTGATTCAATTGTTTCATCGCTATTTGTGACACCAAGGTCACCAACAATTCCAATCAAATTACGCTTCTCTGATTTGCTATTTACACTGCTAATGTATGAATTTTCTGACTTTGAGATTGTGCAACTATTTACTTCTTTTGGAGTTAGCATATTTGGTTTTTGTAAACTAAAACTTTGGATTGTGCTCCAGCCGTAAGCAGGATCACCACAGACGTAGTAAACAATATCGTAtatgttttcaaatttctctaattTTAACACAGCTCTATTTAATGTTAACTGAAACATTCcagctgtatatgtgtatgattttcCTTGTACTTTACTGGGCGTTTCAGAATGAATATTGCCATAGAGACATGCTGgagaaaatgaattatttataaaagGAACAGGAGTCAGCCATATTGCAAGTATTTCGTTGTGCCCTTTTAGTGCTAAGTGCAATCCTTGAACTGGTTCTGAACTTAAAATAATTGGTTCCTTCAAAGGATTAACAACTTTAGGTGACATGTCTGCAAATATTCTGTTTAGTTCCTCGTTATCAGAAACAAACGTAGTATAACACACAGACCAAAATAAGCTTACAATGCCAAGTGATAATAACATTTTTCTATAACTGACTTCCAAtcttgaaaataaaggaaaaacatagaattagacatctatatataatgggcaatacaaaaatatttattcatttctaatccataacaaatatttaaattttagtagtaataatatgcgctgaaaaattattctttcaattgttacaattatatgtgaaataaattcaatatttttatttcaagattatatatatgttgcaaTTAAATTTCTGATGTGTCAAATAGGTGTACACATGcgatttataaagaaatatgagTCTCAAAATAAGCAAATGTTCAAAAGCTACAGCCAACTTTGGAGCCTGTATATGGTTATTTATACCTGttatatttctctttacattAAATACAGCATGGAATCTAAAAATCAAAAATACGAAAGCTTATACAAATGTTTAAGAACATATGTTGggattttgaaaatacctcaagGAGTGACAACCATATCTAGTATAGTTACAggttgccctttggcaaggcatagcacaTATTCAGCCACCCAGCCAGGGAtacagcaaagtcatggaactgCAGCATGGTAGATAATGAATAGGTagtggaagagctcaactgagccaatggTGATTCTTACATTGATACTGAGGAGaagaatcctagaagatcaagtCAGGAATGCCAAGctctctatcaagagagtaactgccaTGCATTGATAAGAGTGGCATCCATGATTGTgcaatcagctaatgaaagattcactataactcaagctcccaattcaatttcataataatggaattggatggtaacagagagtcatgggaatccaCAAAAGCAGCATAACTGAAGACAGAAAGAACATATGCAGTCTTGCTGATTTTGGATATAGTTCTCAGCAAATATTAAAGGATGT
This genomic interval from Octopus bimaculoides isolate UCB-OBI-ISO-001 chromosome 4, ASM119413v2, whole genome shotgun sequence contains the following:
- the LOC106874853 gene encoding acid phosphatase type 7 → MLLSLGIVSLFWSVCYTTFVSDNEELNRIFADMSPKVVNPLKEPIILSSEPVQGLHLALKGHNEILAIWLTPVPFINNSFSPACLYGNIHSETPSKVQGKSYTYTAGMFQLTLNRAVLKLEKFENIYDIVYYVCGDPAYGWSTIQSFSLQKPNMLTPKEVNSCTISKSENSYISSVNSKSEKRNLIGIVGDLGVTNSDETIESIWNFTRSLEMKILIHIGDISYADNFSKREGNNSYIWTEYMNKIKRITSRIPYMVLPGNHEVQFNFGAYLNWFRMPYLESDSDSPFWYSFDYMGVHFSMFSTEHDVNQSSIQYQWLENDLNKANLNRDKVPWVIALAHRPLYCSSHNANISCKSLSTKLRAALENLLVQKNVDVYVSGHVHHYERSYPVANNVVSSWNYHNPKAPVHLINGAGGNPEPNDESFYNKAKWRAFYVKGKDTGHVIMEAFPKALHFQYIRSKNSAVMDEFRLTRT